Proteins from one Monodelphis domestica isolate mMonDom1 chromosome 6, mMonDom1.pri, whole genome shotgun sequence genomic window:
- the LOC130455065 gene encoding transforming protein RhoA-like codes for MAAIRKKLVIVGDGACGKTCLLIVFSKDQFPEVYVPTVFENYVADIEVDGKQVELALWDTAGQEDYDRLRPLSYPDTDVILMCFSIDSPDSLENIPEKWTPEVKHFCPNVPIILVGNKKDLRNDEHTRWKLAKMKQEPVKPEEGKDVANRIGAFGYMECSAKTKDGVREVFEMATRAALQARREKKKSRCLVL; via the coding sequence ATGGCCGCCATCCGAAAAAAGTTGGTTATAGTTGGTGACGGTGCATGTGGGAAGACATGCTTGCTGATTGTCTTTAGCAAAGACCAGTTCCCTGAAGTTTATGTGCCCACAGTGTTTGAAAATTATGTAGCAGATATTGAAGTGGATGGAAAACAGGTAGAGTTGGCTTTGTGGGACACAGCTGGTCAAGAGGATTATGATCGCCTTAGACCTCTTTCCTACCCAGATACTGATGTTATACTTATGTGTTTTTCCATCGATAGTCCTGATAGTTTAGAAAACATCCCAGAGAAGTGGACCCCAGAGGTGAAGCATTTCTGTCCCAACGTGCCCATTATCCTGGTTGGGAACAAGAAGGATCTTCGAAATGATGAGCACACAAGGTGGAAACTGGCCAAGATGAAACAGGAGCCGGTGAAACCTGAAGAAGGCAAAGATGTGGCAAATCGAATTGGTGCATTTGGGTATATGGAGTGTTCAGCAAAGACCAAAGACGGTGTGAGGGAGGTTTTTGAAATGGCCACAAGAGCAGCTTTGCAAGCCAGACGTGAAAAGAAAAAATCCCGGTGCCTTGTCTTATAA